The following are encoded in a window of Candidatus Palauibacter australiensis genomic DNA:
- a CDS encoding beta-ketoacyl synthase N-terminal-like domain-containing protein → MATRKIRRRQTDEPAASSGLMAQLREAPSEEKRNLLEAFIQQELQSVLHLPSPPSATVGFFDLGMDSLMAVELRNRLNRGFADEFTTSNTIVFDYPNTTELAGHLASEFEALTGAPSRAPEKPVARPRPTTETEQQGIAIVGMACRFPGAPDVSTYWDQLLAGADLVTEGRTGVDYWLDRVGDPAAEHPAYRWGGYVNGLELFDARFFGIRPIAAETMDPQQRMLLETSWQALEDAGIDPEDLRGSRTGVFAGLNASEYRDLMIASGSDGGSVGTMSSTTVGRVAFTLGLMGPAMPFVLQCAASLAAVHAAATALERGEVDLALAGGVNAIFSPNFSRLLLEHGLLASSGRCATFDASAQGYVRGEGCGVVLLKRLSEAEAAGDRIWAVIRGSAVNHSGTAAGMTMPSGPAQEQVMEEALSRAGIDPADIDYLEAHGAGSEIGDSIELQAAATIYGRERDADRPLLVGTAKTNMGHLESAAGIAGLIKVVLAMRGGVIPKHLHFETPNPGMDWDRLPVRVTSERTQWPPANGRPARAGVSAFGFSGTNVHVVVEGYSAPGGGSGPREELGPWGAPTPVAVSAPRPGAESPGGGEERDPRQTRILPLSAKSESALRSLAGRFLGWVNGHNGALEPDDRAAGPLLSDMAWTAGTGRSHFPYRAAVVFRNGESLVESLRALSEANGRPKPLEATNVAFVYPGGDGRWTGMGAALYRTEPVVRAVLDRCDEVLREQRGESLVEIMFGRVDAGDLDDPAWAYPAVYALECGLTALWSSIGIRPSVVAGFDAGEFAAGRAARIFSLEDGLRLTAAAGESAAARSPAEAAVRFAREVLLEHPSLAVIRGADGRPLGTDEALATSFWLQRDGPPPAPRACAPTLADRGVEVVLEIGPGQSLAPAIVDAWPASDAQTAGNEGSRSTPLVLASLRWPSGDAVGNDPCDGFLKATAAAYEAGLPVSFAGLFAGEERRRISLPGYPFEPERHWVEPPGSPL, encoded by the coding sequence ATGGCTACGAGGAAGATTCGGCGACGACAGACCGACGAGCCGGCCGCCTCCAGCGGCCTGATGGCACAGCTACGGGAGGCTCCGTCAGAAGAGAAACGAAATCTGCTGGAGGCCTTCATCCAACAGGAGCTGCAGTCCGTGCTCCACCTCCCGTCGCCGCCGTCGGCGACGGTCGGCTTCTTCGACCTGGGCATGGACTCGCTGATGGCGGTGGAGTTGCGTAACCGGCTGAACCGCGGCTTCGCAGACGAATTCACAACATCCAACACGATCGTCTTCGACTACCCCAACACCACGGAACTCGCCGGCCACCTGGCCAGCGAGTTCGAGGCCCTCACCGGAGCGCCGTCCCGCGCGCCTGAGAAACCCGTCGCACGACCCCGTCCGACGACCGAGACGGAGCAGCAGGGTATCGCCATCGTCGGCATGGCCTGCCGATTCCCGGGCGCCCCGGACGTGTCGACCTACTGGGATCAGCTCCTGGCGGGCGCCGATCTGGTCACGGAGGGTCGCACCGGGGTCGACTACTGGCTCGACCGCGTCGGCGATCCCGCCGCTGAACACCCGGCCTATCGCTGGGGCGGCTATGTCAACGGCCTCGAGCTGTTCGACGCCCGGTTCTTCGGCATCCGGCCAATCGCCGCGGAGACCATGGACCCCCAGCAACGAATGCTGCTGGAGACGAGCTGGCAGGCCCTGGAGGATGCCGGGATCGATCCCGAAGATCTCAGGGGAAGCCGCACGGGCGTTTTTGCCGGGCTGAACGCGAGCGAGTACCGGGATCTGATGATCGCAAGCGGTTCGGACGGCGGGTCCGTCGGCACGATGTCCAGTACAACCGTGGGACGAGTCGCCTTCACGCTCGGACTCATGGGCCCCGCCATGCCCTTCGTGCTGCAGTGCGCCGCGTCGCTCGCAGCCGTCCACGCCGCGGCCACGGCGCTGGAGCGTGGCGAGGTGGATCTGGCGTTGGCCGGGGGAGTCAACGCGATCTTCTCCCCCAACTTCAGCAGGCTCCTGCTCGAGCACGGCCTCCTGGCGTCGAGTGGACGCTGCGCGACGTTCGACGCTTCGGCGCAGGGCTACGTTCGCGGCGAGGGATGCGGCGTCGTCCTCCTCAAGAGGCTGAGCGAAGCGGAAGCCGCCGGCGACCGAATCTGGGCCGTCATCAGGGGATCGGCGGTGAACCACAGCGGCACCGCCGCCGGAATGACGATGCCGAGCGGCCCCGCGCAGGAACAGGTCATGGAGGAGGCGCTGTCCCGCGCCGGCATAGACCCCGCGGATATCGACTACCTGGAGGCCCACGGCGCCGGATCGGAGATCGGCGATTCCATCGAACTGCAGGCGGCCGCCACGATCTACGGCCGCGAGCGGGACGCCGATCGCCCACTGCTGGTCGGGACCGCGAAGACGAACATGGGTCACCTCGAATCGGCCGCGGGCATCGCGGGACTCATCAAGGTCGTTCTCGCCATGCGTGGTGGAGTCATTCCGAAGCACTTGCACTTCGAGACGCCGAACCCGGGGATGGACTGGGACCGGCTACCCGTGCGGGTGACGTCCGAACGAACGCAGTGGCCGCCGGCCAACGGGCGGCCGGCCCGCGCCGGAGTCAGCGCGTTCGGGTTCTCCGGGACGAACGTGCACGTCGTCGTGGAGGGTTACTCTGCGCCCGGCGGCGGTTCCGGGCCCCGTGAAGAACTCGGACCCTGGGGAGCACCGACACCCGTGGCCGTGTCCGCGCCCCGGCCGGGCGCCGAGTCCCCGGGGGGCGGCGAAGAGCGTGACCCGCGCCAGACCCGAATCCTGCCGCTCTCCGCAAAGTCCGAGAGCGCCTTGCGTTCGCTCGCCGGACGCTTTCTTGGCTGGGTCAACGGACACAACGGCGCCCTCGAGCCCGACGACCGCGCGGCGGGTCCGCTCCTGTCCGACATGGCATGGACCGCCGGCACCGGCCGGAGTCACTTCCCATACCGCGCTGCGGTCGTGTTCCGAAACGGGGAATCGCTCGTCGAAAGCCTCCGGGCGCTCTCCGAGGCGAACGGCAGGCCGAAGCCGCTGGAAGCGACGAATGTCGCCTTCGTCTACCCTGGCGGGGACGGCCGGTGGACCGGCATGGGAGCGGCGCTCTACCGGACCGAGCCGGTGGTCCGCGCGGTTCTGGATCGGTGCGACGAAGTGCTTCGGGAGCAACGCGGCGAATCGCTCGTGGAAATCATGTTCGGCCGAGTGGACGCGGGCGATCTCGACGATCCGGCTTGGGCCTATCCGGCCGTCTATGCGCTCGAATGCGGACTGACCGCCCTCTGGTCGAGCATCGGGATCCGACCGAGTGTCGTCGCAGGGTTCGACGCCGGTGAGTTCGCGGCGGGCCGGGCCGCCCGAATCTTCAGCCTGGAGGACGGCCTCCGCCTGACGGCGGCCGCGGGCGAGTCGGCGGCGGCCAGGTCACCTGCGGAGGCCGCGGTGCGGTTCGCCAGAGAGGTGCTCCTGGAACACCCGTCCCTCGCGGTAATCCGCGGCGCCGACGGCCGCCCGTTGGGGACGGACGAGGCGCTCGCCACCTCCTTCTGGCTCCAGCGCGATGGCCCCCCACCCGCACCGCGAGCCTGTGCGCCGACTCTGGCGGACAGAGGAGTCGAAGTGGTGCTGGAAATCGGCCCGGGACAGTCCTTGGCTCCGGCGATCGTCGACGCCTGGCCGGCCTCCGACGCCCAAACCGCCGGGAACGAAGGAAGCCGCAGCACTCCGCTCGTACTGGCGAGCCTGCGGTGGCCGTCCGGCGATGCCGTAGGGAACGACCCCTGCGACGGTTTCCTCAAGGCCACCGCCGCCGCCTACGAGGCTGGGCTGCCGGTCTCCTTCGCCGGCCTATTCGCGGGCGAGGAACGGCGCCGGATCTCGCTGCCCGGCTATCCCTTCGAGCCTGAGCGCCATTGGGTGGAGCCTCCCGGCAGCCCGCTCTGA
- a CDS encoding alpha/beta hydrolase: MAVWQLPEPLAVDEVRLDEETVTAVRRHGRPDSPLRLVLSHGNGLAIDAYYPFWSLLADEFDLIVYDIRNHGWNAVGKRRDHNIPTMVYDHDVLAEAIAERFGDKPTVGVFHSLSTIVALLSLSGPYSGLVLFDPPFCKPAASDAEFDEAADRATALTRRRSRYFRSEEEFSDLLRYSPVYARVLPGVRELMARTTLTAAADREGLELRCPREFEAQVSEYVRSFAPLLDLSMLYCPTKVIGADPTLPYAYLPSFDLKHIQNVDYDFIVDSTHLLQLEKPADCVEMLRLFLRQSGLPGGSTQWRSGSKG, translated from the coding sequence TTGGCTGTCTGGCAACTACCCGAACCGCTTGCCGTGGATGAGGTGCGGCTCGACGAGGAGACGGTCACGGCGGTGCGACGGCACGGCCGGCCGGACTCCCCGCTTCGCCTTGTCTTGAGTCATGGCAACGGCCTTGCCATCGACGCCTATTATCCGTTCTGGTCCCTCCTGGCGGACGAATTCGATCTGATCGTCTACGACATCAGAAACCATGGTTGGAATGCCGTCGGTAAGCGGAGGGATCACAACATCCCGACGATGGTCTACGACCATGACGTTCTCGCCGAGGCCATCGCCGAGCGTTTTGGAGACAAACCGACAGTAGGCGTCTTTCATTCGCTTTCGACGATCGTGGCCCTGCTCTCGCTCTCCGGCCCCTACTCAGGTCTGGTTCTGTTCGATCCGCCTTTCTGCAAGCCGGCGGCGAGCGACGCGGAGTTCGACGAGGCCGCAGACCGCGCGACGGCACTGACTCGGCGCCGGTCGCGCTACTTCCGGTCCGAGGAGGAGTTCTCGGACCTTCTCCGGTACTCCCCGGTGTATGCCCGGGTGTTGCCGGGGGTGCGGGAACTCATGGCAAGGACGACCCTTACAGCGGCAGCGGATCGAGAGGGTCTCGAGCTCCGTTGTCCACGCGAGTTCGAAGCGCAAGTCTCGGAGTACGTGAGGAGCTTTGCCCCACTGTTGGACCTGAGCATGCTGTATTGTCCTACGAAGGTGATTGGGGCCGATCCGACTCTGCCGTATGCATACTTGCCCAGCTTTGACCTGAAGCACATCCAGAACGTGGATTACGATTTCATCGTCGACTCCACCCACCTTCTGCAACTGGAGAAGCCGGCGGACTGCGTCGAGATGCTCCGTCTATTTCTTCGTCAGAGCGGGCTGCCGGGAGGCTCCACCCAATGGCGCTCAGGCTCGAAGGGATAG
- a CDS encoding acyl carrier protein encodes MTATEARIQELARQHLDIGRDLDLDAGLLSSDISSLDAVDFVKKVGGAFGVEIPPEEVANWKNLRDLAAFLDSSNG; translated from the coding sequence ATGACAGCAACCGAAGCCCGCATTCAAGAACTCGCTCGCCAGCACCTCGACATCGGAAGAGATCTGGATCTCGATGCCGGTCTGCTCTCCTCCGACATCTCGTCCCTCGACGCGGTGGACTTCGTGAAGAAGGTCGGGGGGGCGTTCGGCGTTGAGATTCCCCCCGAGGAGGTTGCCAACTGGAAGAACTTGCGGGACTTGGCCGCGTTTCTCGATTCCAGCAACGGTTGA
- a CDS encoding SDR family NAD(P)-dependent oxidoreductase → MSRLAGRVAIVTGAGRGIGRAHALALAAGGASVVVNDLGTGVGGDGADGGPAESVCAEIRAGGGRAVASRHDVSDWTAAHHLIALAVESFGGLDILVNNAGILRDRALFNMSEDEWDAVVAVHLKGHAAPSRHALAWWRAEAKAGRPRAASVIHTTSSSGLCGNFGQANYGAAKMGIIGLSKVLSIEGAPYGVRSNVISPSARTRMVAGMTGADQLGEPDETGYDPFGPEHVAVVAAWLAEADCPARDQIFHVSGRRVRVLEVPRIAFEARSDRDLTPSALDEALKDKLATPLDAFDLILG, encoded by the coding sequence TTGAGTCGGCTCGCCGGGCGCGTGGCGATTGTGACGGGCGCCGGCCGCGGCATCGGCCGGGCGCACGCGCTCGCCCTGGCGGCCGGCGGGGCGAGCGTCGTCGTCAACGACCTCGGCACGGGCGTCGGCGGCGACGGCGCCGATGGCGGGCCGGCCGAATCCGTCTGCGCCGAGATCCGGGCCGGCGGCGGCCGCGCCGTGGCCAGCCGCCACGACGTCTCCGACTGGACCGCCGCCCACCACCTCATCGCCCTCGCGGTCGAATCGTTCGGCGGACTCGACATCCTCGTGAACAACGCCGGCATCCTCCGCGACCGGGCCCTGTTCAACATGTCCGAAGACGAGTGGGACGCGGTCGTCGCCGTCCACCTCAAGGGCCACGCCGCCCCCAGCCGCCACGCGCTCGCCTGGTGGCGCGCGGAGGCCAAGGCCGGCCGCCCCCGCGCCGCCTCCGTTATCCACACCACGTCTTCCTCCGGGCTGTGCGGCAACTTCGGGCAGGCGAACTACGGGGCCGCGAAGATGGGCATCATCGGCCTCTCGAAAGTGCTCTCGATCGAGGGAGCCCCGTACGGCGTCCGCTCGAACGTGATCTCGCCGTCGGCGCGGACGCGCATGGTGGCGGGCATGACGGGCGCCGATCAGCTGGGCGAGCCGGACGAGACCGGATACGACCCGTTCGGGCCCGAGCACGTCGCCGTCGTCGCCGCGTGGCTCGCGGAGGCCGACTGCCCCGCCCGCGACCAGATCTTCCATGTCTCCGGGCGGCGAGTCCGCGTCCTGGAAGTCCCCCGCATCGCCTTCGAGGCCCGCTCCGACCGCGACCTGACGCCCTCCGCGCTCGACGAGGCTCTGAAAGACAAGCTCGCCACGCCGCTCGACGCCTTCGACCTGATTCTCGGCTGA
- a CDS encoding aspartate aminotransferase family protein, whose translation MSNVQTAPQTSSAHAADPAHAATSRTRKLTAAQSDYLYPWVRPYYGEPLALSRGEGVWLTDVDGDEYLDLFAGILTTSVGHCNPAVVEAARAQMERLGHTSALYVTEGQIEAARALAEIAPGALRTSCFTNSGTEAVESAVATARLYTGRHEIVALRLSYSGRSTLTSHMTAQGAWRLPGGGVDGIVHARSPYLYRSLVGAGPEATDFFIDDLVEVIETTTGGKPAAFFAETIQGVAGVIVPPPDYFRRAAEVIRSYGGLFIIDEVQAGFGRTADRWFGIEHWGVEPDIMVMAKGIANGFPVGATVTRPEIAEAWQGPSISTYGGNSISMAAMRATLGVMKSENVPARAAERGAQLRAGLEELKRTHDWIGEVRGMGLMQGIEMVADRDGRAPDGERAGALLEAAREERLLIGRGGLIGHVIRIGPSLLISEDEMAEGVRRLAAACRRIDG comes from the coding sequence GTGAGCAACGTACAGACCGCCCCGCAGACATCCTCGGCGCACGCCGCCGATCCCGCGCACGCGGCGACATCCCGCACGCGGAAGCTGACCGCGGCGCAGAGCGACTACCTCTATCCCTGGGTCCGTCCCTACTACGGCGAGCCTCTCGCGCTCTCGCGGGGCGAGGGCGTCTGGCTCACCGACGTGGACGGCGATGAGTACCTGGACCTGTTCGCGGGCATCCTCACGACATCGGTCGGCCACTGTAACCCGGCGGTCGTCGAGGCGGCGCGCGCTCAGATGGAGCGGCTGGGGCACACGTCGGCCCTTTACGTGACGGAAGGCCAGATCGAGGCCGCGCGCGCGCTGGCGGAGATCGCGCCGGGCGCCCTCCGGACGAGCTGTTTCACAAACAGCGGCACGGAGGCGGTGGAGTCGGCGGTCGCGACGGCGCGCCTCTACACGGGGCGGCACGAGATCGTCGCGCTGCGGCTCTCCTATTCGGGGCGGAGCACGCTCACGAGCCACATGACCGCGCAGGGCGCCTGGCGCCTGCCCGGCGGGGGCGTCGACGGGATCGTCCACGCCCGCTCGCCGTACCTCTACCGCTCGCTGGTCGGCGCGGGTCCCGAGGCGACGGACTTCTTCATCGACGACCTCGTGGAAGTCATCGAGACGACGACCGGCGGGAAGCCGGCCGCCTTCTTCGCCGAGACGATCCAGGGCGTGGCGGGCGTCATCGTGCCGCCGCCGGACTACTTCCGGCGGGCGGCGGAGGTGATCCGAAGCTACGGCGGCCTCTTCATCATCGACGAGGTGCAGGCGGGGTTCGGGCGGACCGCGGACCGCTGGTTCGGGATCGAACACTGGGGCGTCGAGCCGGACATCATGGTGATGGCCAAGGGGATCGCGAACGGATTCCCCGTCGGGGCGACCGTCACGCGGCCCGAGATCGCCGAAGCCTGGCAGGGGCCATCGATCTCCACGTACGGGGGCAACTCGATCTCCATGGCGGCGATGCGCGCCACGCTGGGCGTGATGAAGAGCGAGAACGTGCCGGCCCGCGCCGCCGAGCGGGGCGCGCAGCTTCGCGCCGGACTCGAAGAGTTGAAGCGCACGCACGACTGGATCGGCGAGGTGCGCGGCATGGGGCTGATGCAGGGCATCGAGATGGTCGCGGACCGCGACGGGAGGGCGCCGGACGGCGAGCGGGCCGGGGCGCTGCTCGAGGCGGCCCGCGAGGAGCGCCTGCTCATCGGGCGCGGCGGGCTGATCGGGCACGTGATCCGGATCGGGCCCTCGCTCCTCATTTCCGAGGACGAGATGGCGGAGGGCGTCCGCCGCCTCGCGGCCGCCTGCCGGCGGATCGACGGCTGA